The Pseudomonas alkylphenolica genomic sequence TCACGGTGAGCATGATCTGGCTGTCGAAACGCTGGTAGCCGTAGCGGTAGGCGATATCGCCCAGGCCGCCAGCACCGATGGCACCGGCCATGGCCGAGGAGTTGATCATGGTCACCAGGGTGATGGTGAAACCGCCGACGATGCCCGGCAGGGCCTCGGGCAGCAGTACGTGCCAGACGATATGCCAGCGTCGGCAGCCCATGGCCTGGGCGGCTTCGATCAGGCCATGGTCGACTTCGCGCAGGCTGACTTCGGCGATCCGCGCAAAGAACGGTGTGGCGGCAATGGTCAGTGGCACCACCGCCGCCCAGACCCCATAGGTGGTACCGACAATCAGGCGGGTAAAGGGGATCAGCGCGACCATCAGGATCAGAAACGGGATCGAGCGGAACAGATTAACGAAGGCCCCGAGCACCCGGTTCAGGGTCGGCGCCTGGTAAATCCCGCCCTTGCCGCTGGTGACCAGGATCACCGCCAACGGAATCCCGGCCAGCAGGGCGATCAGCGACGACACCCCGACCATCAACAGGGTATCGAGTACGCCCTGGAGCAAGCGATCAGTCCACATAACCCAGTACCTCTACCTGCGTGGCCCACTGCCGGGCACGTTCGATGACCTGTTCATGGCTGTGCGGCGAGTTCGCCACCGACACCAGCAATTGCCCCAGCGGCCGCCCCTGGATCGGCTCGATACCGCCTTGCAGCAAGCTGATCCGGCCACCGAGGCTGGCGAACAATGTGGATAACTCCGGTGCCTGGCGTTCAGTGCCGCTGACTTTGAGGTTCAGCACCAGCGCCGCTTCGGCACTGCCCGGTTGCGGCTGCAGGCGGGCCTGCAACGTGGCCGGCACGGCGGCTTGCAAGGGCGCGAGCAGGGTCTTGCTGACGGCGTGGCGGGGATTGCCGAAGACCTGCCAGACCGCGCCTTGCTCGACGATACGTCCGCGTTCCAGTACCACCACCCGCTGGCAGATGTCGCGGATCATTGCCATTTCGTGGGTGATCAGGATGATGGTCAGGCCCAGGCGCTGGTTGATGTCGCGCAGCAGCTCAAGAATCGACGCGGTGGTTTCCGGGTCGAGGGCCGAGGTCGCTTCATCGCAGAGGAGAATGTCCGGGTCGTGAACCAGCGCCCGGGCGATGCCGACGCGCTGCTTCTGCCCGCCCGACAATTGCGCGGGATAGGCATGCTGCTTCTGTTCAAGGCCGACCAGTTCCAGCAACTCGGCAACCTTGCGCTGGCGTTGCGCCTTGGGTACGCCGGCGACCTTGAGCGGCAGCTCGACGTTCTGCCACACGGTCTTGGCCGACATCAGGTTGAAGTGCTGGAAGATCATGCCGATGCGCCGACGCAGGCGCACCAAGCGGTCTTCATCGAACTCGCCAATATCGACCTGATCGATCAGCACACGACCGGCGCTAGGCTGCTCAAGACGATTGATGGTACGGATCAGCGACGACTTGCCCGCGCCGCTGCGGCCGATGATGCCGAAAATTTCGCCGCGCTGAATGTTCAGGTCGATACCTTCCAGCGCCGGGGCGGTTTGCCCCGGATAGGTTTTGCCCAGGCCGATAAAGCGCACATGGGCGTTGCCCAGCTCAGGGTGCAGGGCCCGTTGCCGGGCCTGCTGCAGCGGCGCAAAGGAGGACTCCTCCGGCGCCAGGAGGGCGGTGGCGGCGCTCATCTCAGCTCTCCCAGCCCGGTTGGTAAAGCTTGCCATGGGCTTTGTCGAGCGCGGCACGCACGGCTGGCGAGTGCTGATAGATGTCGATGAATTTGGCCAGACGCGGATCGTCCTTGTTCTGCGGGCGGATGACGAACTGGATTACGTATTCCTTGTGATCGAGGCCGTCGAACAGCAGGGCCGAGGTGGCATCGAAGGTATTGGCCAGGCGGATGTAGGCCGGATAACCCTGGACCAGGTCGGCATCATCGTAGGCCCGCACCAGTTGCACGGCTTCGACCTGGAGGATCTTCAACTGTTTGGGATTGGCGACGATATCCTCTTCAGTGGCCTTGTAGCCCACACCGGGTTTGAGGGTGATCAGGCCGGCCTTGGCCAGCAGCTGCAGGCCGCGGCCGCTGTTGATCGGGTCATTGGCGATGGCCACGCTGGCGCCTTGTGGCAACGCGTCAAAGCTTTTGTACTTTTTCGAGTACAGGCCGACGTTGTTGATGATCCCCGATGCATAGGGCACCAGGTCAAAACCGGCCGCCGCCTTGGCGTTTTCCAGGAACGGGATGTGCTGGAAGTAATTCACGTCGATGTCGCCGCTGGCCAGGCTGACGTTTGGCGCGATCCAGTCGCTGAACTCGATCAGTTCGACATCCAGCCCCTGCTTCTTCGCTTCGCTGACCGCCGCTTCCAGCGGGATGGCGAAGGCTGCGGTGGTGCCGACCTTTAACGCATCGGCGGCCTGGGTGGTGGAAAACAGGCCGAGGGTCAGGGCCAGCGCCGCGACGGGGCGGGCAAGAAAGGTCTTAAGCATGCTGTAGCGCTCCGCTCGGGGTGGTGTGGCGATAGCTGGCGCCGGGGTGCTCGGCGGGCAGCAGGGGCTGGTCACTGGCGAAGAGCTTTTCGCGCAGGGTGCCGTGTTCGTAGGCGGTCTTGTACGAGCCGCGACGCTGCAGCTCGGGGATCACCAGGTCGATGAAGTCGACATAGCTTTCCGGGGTCACGGTGCGGGTCAGGTTGAAGCCGTCCAGACCGGTTTCGGCGATCCAGCTTTCCAGCTCGTCGGCGACCTGGGTCGGTGAGCCAACCAGGGTGATGTAGCGACCGCCGAGGGCGTGCTGGTCGAGCAGCTTGCGCCGGGTCCAGTCGTTGTTCTGCAAGGTCTTGGTTGCCGACTGGATGGCGTTGCTTTTGACGTACTGGATCGGTTCGTCCAGTGCGTAGGCCGAGAAGTCGATACCCGTGGAGCTGGCGAAGTGCGCAACCCCTGCTTCGGCGCTGGCGTAACGCAGGTATTCGGCGTGCTTGGCCCAGGCTTGCTCCTCGGTACGCGCAACGATCACGGTCAGGCCCATGAACACCTTGATCGCCTCGGGATCACGCCCAGCGGCCACGGCAGCGGCGCGAACCTTGTCGACCTGGGCGCGGGTACCGGCCTTGGTCTGGCCGCTGATGAACACGCATTCGGCATGGTTGCCGGCAAAGCCCAGGCCGCGCTCGGAGCTGCCGGCCTGGAACAGCACCGGCGTACGTTGCGGCGAGGGTTCGCACAGGTGATAGCCTTCGACCCGGTAGAACTCGCCCTGGTGCTGCACCTTGTGGACCTTGTCCGGCCGCGCATAGACCCGCTGCTGGCGGTCATTGGTTACCGCGCCGTCTTCCCAGCTGCCCTCCAGCAGTTTGTACAGCACCTGCATGTATTCGTCGGCCTGGTCGTAGCGGCGGTCGTGCTCTGCTTGCTGCTCAAGGCCCATGGCCCGGGCGGCACTGTCCAGATAGCCGGTGACGATGTTCCAGCCCACCCGGCCACGGCTCAGGTGATCGAGGGTCGAGAGCTTGCGGGCGAACAGATAGGGCGGCTCGTAGGTCAGGTTGGCGGTCAGACCGAAGCCCAGATGCCGGGTCACCGCGGCCATGGCCGACACCAGCAGCAACGGGTCGTTGACCGGCAGCTGGATCGACTCCTTGAGCGGTACGTCGACGTTGTTCTGGTAAACGTCATAGACCCCGACGATGTCGGCGATGAACAGCCCGTCGAACAGCCCGCGCTCAAGCAACCTGGCCAGTTCGGTCCAGTACTCCAGCGTCTTGTACTGGGTGGACGTATCCCGTGGGTGAGTCCACAGGCCGTGATTGATGTGGCCAATGCAGTTCATGTTGAAGGCATTGAGGAGGATTTTCTTCTTGGCCATCAGATGGTCCCCCGCAGCGGTGGGCTCTCATCGTTGAGGTAGTAGTTGCCGATGGCGTGGTACTTCCAGCGCACCGGGTCGTGCAGGGTATGTACGCGGGCGTTGCGCCAGTGACGATCGAGGCCATGTTCGGCGAGGGTGGCCTGGCTGCCGGCCAGTTCGAACAGGGTGCTGCCGGCGGCCAGGGAAATTTCGGTGCTGATCGCCCGGGCTTCGGCCACGGCGATGGAGGCAGCGGCCACGGTGCTGGCGTTGGGCTCGGCCTGGGCCTGGTCGAGGTACTCGCCGGCGCGTTCAAGCAGGGCCTCGGCGGCGTGCACACGGATCGCCAGATGACCGAAGGACTTCAGCGTCAGCGGATCGTCGCTGGCCTTGTCGATGCCGGAATCGATCCATGGCCGGCTGCGGCTGCGCACGAACTGCAGGGCGTCTTCGTAGGCGGCGCGGGCGATGCCGGTATCGATCGCGGCATGAAGGATCTGCGCCAATGGGCCGACCGTGGTCGGCCGTTCGAAGGCGCTCTGGAAGGGCACCACATCCTCGGCGGCGACCCAGACATTCTCGAACAGCACCGAGCCGCTGCCGGTGGTGCGCTGGCCAAAACCGCTCCAGTCGTCGATCACCTGCAGCCCGGCGCTGTCGGCGGGGACAAACACCAGCTGCTGCACGCCCTGTTCGTCGACCACCGAAGTGGGAATGCGCTGGGCATAGAGCGCGCCAGTGGCGTAGAACTTGCGCCCGTTGATGCGGTAGCCGTCACCGTCCCGGCTCAGGGCCGTGGTGCGGTCATGGGCGGTTTTGGTCCCAAGTTCCGCCAGGGCGTTACCGAAGCGTTTGCCGGCCAGTACTTCGGCGTACAGGCGCTGCTGTTGCTGCGGACTGCCGTTTACCCGCAGCACTTCCAGGGCATAGAAATGGTTTTGCGGAATCTGGCCCAGGGAGGCATCGGCCTGGGCGATGCGCGCGATGACTTTGGCCAGGGTAACGTTGGAAACACCGGCGCCGCCAAAGGCTTTGGGGACGCTGAT encodes the following:
- a CDS encoding methionine ABC transporter permease, producing MWTDRLLQGVLDTLLMVGVSSLIALLAGIPLAVILVTSGKGGIYQAPTLNRVLGAFVNLFRSIPFLILMVALIPFTRLIVGTTYGVWAAVVPLTIAATPFFARIAEVSLREVDHGLIEAAQAMGCRRWHIVWHVLLPEALPGIVGGFTITLVTMINSSAMAGAIGAGGLGDIAYRYGYQRFDSQIMLTVIVMLVVLVALIQLGGDRLAKGLNKR
- a CDS encoding methionine ABC transporter ATP-binding protein, with the protein product MSAATALLAPEESSFAPLQQARQRALHPELGNAHVRFIGLGKTYPGQTAPALEGIDLNIQRGEIFGIIGRSGAGKSSLIRTINRLEQPSAGRVLIDQVDIGEFDEDRLVRLRRRIGMIFQHFNLMSAKTVWQNVELPLKVAGVPKAQRQRKVAELLELVGLEQKQHAYPAQLSGGQKQRVGIARALVHDPDILLCDEATSALDPETTASILELLRDINQRLGLTIILITHEMAMIRDICQRVVVLERGRIVEQGAVWQVFGNPRHAVSKTLLAPLQAAVPATLQARLQPQPGSAEAALVLNLKVSGTERQAPELSTLFASLGGRISLLQGGIEPIQGRPLGQLLVSVANSPHSHEQVIERARQWATQVEVLGYVD
- a CDS encoding MetQ/NlpA family ABC transporter substrate-binding protein: MLKTFLARPVAALALTLGLFSTTQAADALKVGTTAAFAIPLEAAVSEAKKQGLDVELIEFSDWIAPNVSLASGDIDVNYFQHIPFLENAKAAAGFDLVPYASGIINNVGLYSKKYKSFDALPQGASVAIANDPINSGRGLQLLAKAGLITLKPGVGYKATEEDIVANPKQLKILQVEAVQLVRAYDDADLVQGYPAYIRLANTFDATSALLFDGLDHKEYVIQFVIRPQNKDDPRLAKFIDIYQHSPAVRAALDKAHGKLYQPGWES
- a CDS encoding LLM class flavin-dependent oxidoreductase, producing the protein MAKKKILLNAFNMNCIGHINHGLWTHPRDTSTQYKTLEYWTELARLLERGLFDGLFIADIVGVYDVYQNNVDVPLKESIQLPVNDPLLLVSAMAAVTRHLGFGLTANLTYEPPYLFARKLSTLDHLSRGRVGWNIVTGYLDSAARAMGLEQQAEHDRRYDQADEYMQVLYKLLEGSWEDGAVTNDRQQRVYARPDKVHKVQHQGEFYRVEGYHLCEPSPQRTPVLFQAGSSERGLGFAGNHAECVFISGQTKAGTRAQVDKVRAAAVAAGRDPEAIKVFMGLTVIVARTEEQAWAKHAEYLRYASAEAGVAHFASSTGIDFSAYALDEPIQYVKSNAIQSATKTLQNNDWTRRKLLDQHALGGRYITLVGSPTQVADELESWIAETGLDGFNLTRTVTPESYVDFIDLVIPELQRRGSYKTAYEHGTLREKLFASDQPLLPAEHPGASYRHTTPSGALQHA
- a CDS encoding SfnB family sulfur acquisition oxidoreductase gives rise to the protein MSLLPQPHENVAVIHTDAQALQIAEELAGELRRDSILRDRERRLPHPELALFSRSGLWAISVPKAFGGAGVSNVTLAKVIARIAQADASLGQIPQNHFYALEVLRVNGSPQQQQRLYAEVLAGKRFGNALAELGTKTAHDRTTALSRDGDGYRINGRKFYATGALYAQRIPTSVVDEQGVQQLVFVPADSAGLQVIDDWSGFGQRTTGSGSVLFENVWVAAEDVVPFQSAFERPTTVGPLAQILHAAIDTGIARAAYEDALQFVRSRSRPWIDSGIDKASDDPLTLKSFGHLAIRVHAAEALLERAGEYLDQAQAEPNASTVAAASIAVAEARAISTEISLAAGSTLFELAGSQATLAEHGLDRHWRNARVHTLHDPVRWKYHAIGNYYLNDESPPLRGTI